From Streptomyces sp. TLI_105, the proteins below share one genomic window:
- a CDS encoding ABC transporter — MTALLRYQSGLLLRSQRWLAPLLLYAAFIGVGVQAGEPVLGALGFTAAALLPVAAWTVRICLTQEPPAARSVVAAAAGRGRAHLAALLTGVAWPVLVGTVAVLAVTAVGDRRGVTPLAAVLTGLPAALACALTGAAVGALASRPFLRAPGWSLAALVLGSLLALVTTGSPAKSAMTVLVAGARTATVDPPWLACGGALLLAAATAALACRATARLE; from the coding sequence ATGACGGCGCTCCTGCGCTACCAGTCGGGTCTGCTGCTCCGGTCCCAGCGCTGGCTGGCACCGCTGCTCCTCTACGCGGCCTTCATCGGCGTCGGCGTCCAGGCCGGCGAGCCGGTGCTCGGGGCGCTCGGGTTCACCGCGGCCGCCCTGCTCCCGGTGGCCGCCTGGACCGTGCGGATCTGTCTCACCCAGGAGCCGCCCGCCGCCCGGAGCGTGGTCGCGGCGGCCGCCGGCCGGGGCCGCGCGCACCTCGCGGCGCTGCTCACCGGGGTCGCCTGGCCGGTGCTCGTCGGAACGGTCGCCGTGCTCGCGGTGACGGCGGTCGGCGACCGGCGCGGGGTCACCCCGCTCGCCGCCGTCCTCACGGGGCTGCCGGCGGCCCTGGCCTGTGCCCTGACGGGCGCCGCCGTCGGCGCGCTGGCCTCCCGCCCCTTCCTCCGGGCCCCGGGCTGGTCCCTCGCCGCCCTCGTCCTCGGCTCCCTCCTCGCGCTCGTGACCACGGGGTCCCCGGCGAAGTCCGCGATGACCGTCCTGGTCGCCGGGGCCCGCACGGCGACCGTCGACCCGCCCTGGCTCGCCTGCGGCGGCGCGCTGCTCCTGGCGGCGGCGACGGCGGCGCTCGCGTGCCGGGCGACGGCGCGTCTGGAGTGA
- a CDS encoding ATP-binding cassette domain-containing protein, with translation MRLEHVGRRHGLRGPWALREVSLDLPAAALVRVVGTNGTGKSTLLRLIAGIDAPTEGRVTGRPARTAYVPERFPVALPFTAVDYLVHLGRVHGLGRAAARARAGEWLERFGVEEHAGTGLAKLSKGTSQKVAVAQALLADPALLVLDEAWTGLDTGARAELDTAVRERLAAGAAVVFVDHDPRRLEGEAAAVYGVEGGRVRGTTPPGLAGPGLGVPAAGPEPAATGVGLREARPGPGTTVAGLSRGRPEPAPAVPLSVSAPAAPRPSVRIVASGGRPLPGRLPGGPAVAPGTDDDTLVLTVDAAHSDALLGALLAASWHIHHLGTEGVRV, from the coding sequence TTGAGGCTGGAGCACGTCGGGCGGCGGCACGGCCTCCGCGGGCCGTGGGCGCTGCGGGAGGTCTCGCTCGACCTGCCCGCCGCCGCGCTCGTCCGGGTCGTCGGCACCAACGGCACCGGCAAGTCCACGCTGCTCCGGCTGATCGCCGGGATCGACGCGCCCACCGAGGGGCGCGTCACCGGCCGGCCGGCCCGCACCGCGTACGTCCCCGAGCGCTTCCCCGTCGCCCTGCCGTTCACGGCCGTCGACTACCTGGTCCACCTCGGCCGCGTCCACGGCCTCGGCCGGGCGGCGGCGCGGGCCCGGGCGGGGGAGTGGCTGGAGCGCTTCGGGGTCGAGGAGCACGCCGGGACCGGGCTCGCGAAGCTCTCCAAGGGCACCAGCCAGAAGGTCGCCGTCGCCCAGGCCCTCCTCGCCGACCCGGCCCTGCTCGTCCTCGACGAGGCCTGGACCGGCCTCGACACCGGTGCCCGCGCCGAGCTGGACACCGCCGTCCGCGAGCGTCTCGCGGCGGGCGCGGCGGTCGTCTTCGTCGACCACGACCCACGCCGACTGGAGGGGGAGGCGGCGGCGGTGTACGGGGTGGAGGGCGGCCGGGTACGGGGGACGACGCCTCCCGGGCTCGCGGGGCCGGGGCTCGGAGTCCCGGCGGCCGGGCCCGAGCCCGCGGCGACGGGCGTGGGCCTCCGGGAGGCTCGGCCGGGGCCCGGGACGACGGTGGCCGGTCTTTCGAGGGGCAGGCCCGAGCCCGCTCCCGCCGTGCCCCTGTCGGTGTCCGCTCCCGCCGCCCCCCGGCCCTCCGTCCGTATCGTCGCCTCCGGCGGGCGACCGCTTCCCGGACGCCTGCCCGGCGGCCCCGCGGTCGCCCCCGGCACCGACGACGACACCCTCGTCCTCACCGTCGACGCGGCGCACTCCGACGCCCTCCTCGGCGCACTGCTCGCCGCGTCCTGGCACATCCACCACCTCGGCACCGAAGGCGTACGGGTATGA
- a CDS encoding AIM24 family protein, giving the protein MKSDLFAGEHLAEAAAFPGMTLQNAKSVKYTVNGEMHARQGSMIAFRGDLQFERKGQGIGGLLKRAVTGEGLPLMAVRGQGEAWFAHEAQNCFIVEIEQGEAFTVNGRNVLCFDSTLHYDIRTVKGAGMTGGGLFNSVFTGHGKIALMCEGNPIVIPVTPQAPVYVDTDAVVGWSEQLHTSLHRSQSLGSMIRGGSGEAVQLKLEGQGFVVVRPSELTPQKNPSH; this is encoded by the coding sequence ATGAAGAGCGATCTTTTTGCCGGCGAGCACCTCGCCGAGGCGGCGGCCTTCCCGGGGATGACCCTGCAGAACGCCAAATCGGTCAAGTACACCGTGAACGGCGAGATGCACGCCCGCCAGGGTTCGATGATCGCCTTCCGCGGCGACCTCCAGTTCGAGCGCAAGGGCCAGGGCATCGGCGGCCTCCTCAAGCGCGCCGTCACCGGCGAGGGCCTGCCGCTGATGGCCGTACGCGGCCAGGGCGAGGCCTGGTTCGCGCACGAGGCGCAGAACTGCTTCATCGTCGAGATCGAGCAGGGCGAGGCCTTCACCGTCAACGGCCGCAACGTGCTCTGCTTCGACTCCACGCTCCACTACGACATCAGGACCGTGAAGGGCGCCGGCATGACCGGCGGCGGCCTCTTCAACTCCGTCTTCACCGGCCACGGCAAGATCGCCCTGATGTGCGAGGGCAACCCGATCGTCATCCCCGTCACCCCGCAGGCCCCGGTGTACGTCGACACCGACGCCGTCGTCGGCTGGAGCGAGCAGCTCCACACCTCCCTGCACCGCTCGCAGTCGCTCGGCTCGATGATCCGCGGCGGCTCGGGCGAGGCGGTGCAGCTGAAGCTGGAGGGGCAGGGCTTCGTCGTCGTCCGGCCGAGCGAGCTCACCCCGCAGAAGAACCCCTCGCATTGA